In Aspergillus flavus chromosome 3, complete sequence, one genomic interval encodes:
- a CDS encoding glycosyltransferase, producing MMNSSSLSRKETWRLLMLVGICAGILLNTFQDEGAPLVASIAFTGIVFAVAYSLIKWLGPVFMKAGLKGRDMAKPKRPEIPETMGAVCAVVYLLALIFFIPFAFYKDIVAATSGGGNRDVVLEVHHVETGRMLHRFPHGRLASYLSGLLSLQCIVILGLGDDLLDIRWRHKVLIPAFGAIPMLIVYFVDFGVTQVVVPVPLQPYLGAFVDLGWLYYVYMAAVAIFCPNSINMLAGINGVEVAQSLVIAILLIANDALYLAPITPYPHPATDSHLFSLYFLLPFVGVSLALLLHNWYPSKVFVGDTYCYFAGMVFAVVGILGHFSKTLLLLFIPQIFNFLYSTPQLFKLIPCPRHRLPKFNALTGQLDASVTEWTVPPSPLIAAGLELLHQLRLVRVTKNDHGQIVESTNLTILNLWLVWMGPMKENRLAWNMVAVQVVCGLFGLFVRHRLALLVFREDNRASWYQL from the exons ATGATGAATTCgagctctctttctcgcaaGGAGACCTGGCGTCTCTTGATGCTAGTGGGTATCTGCGCCGGCATCCTTCTCAACACTTTCCAGGATGAAGGCGCGCCTTTGGTAGCATCCATTGCCTTTACTGGGATTGTGTTTGCAGTTGCATACAGCCTAATCAAATGGCTGGGGCCGGTTTTCATGAAGGCAGGGTTAAAGGGAAGAGATATGGCGAAACCAAAGAGACCTGAAAT CCCAGAGACAATGGGCGCAGTTTGCGCAGTCGTGTATCTTCTGGCGCTTATCTTCTTTATTCCCTTTGCTTTTTACAAAGATATCGTGGCAGCCACTTCAGGTGGAGGTAACCGAGATGTCGTTCTTGAAGTTCATCACGTTGAAACTGGTCGGATGCTCCACCGATTTCCTCACGGAAGG CTTGCATCTTACCTCTCTGGACTCCTTTCCCTGCAATGTATTGTCATCTTGGGATTGGGTGATGACCTTCTTGACATTCGATGGAGACACAAAGTTCTCATACCAGCTTTTGGAGCAATTCCAATGCTTATAGTTTACTTTGTGGACTTTGGTGTCACACAGGTTGTCGTTCCGGTGCCCTTGCAGCCCTACTTGGGCGCATTTGTCGACCTCGGATGGCTGTATTACGTATACATGGCTGCGGTGGCTATCTTCTGCCCCAACTCCATCAACATGTTGGCAGGGATTAATGGAGTTGAGGTAGCTCAATCTCTGGTGATCGCAATCTTGCTCATAGCAAATGATGCGCTGTATCTTGCGCCGATCACGCCGTATCCCCACCCCGCCACTGATTCGcatctcttctccctttATTTCTTGCTTCCGTTTGTTGGAGTGTCGCTGGCCCTGTTGTTGCACAACTGGTACCCCTCCAAAGTGTTTGTCGGGGATACCTACTGTTATTTCGCGGGGATGGTATTCGCCGTCGTTGGTATTCTGGGGCATTTCAGTAAGACGTTACTTCTGCTTTTCATACCGCAGATATTCAATTTCCTGTATTCGACCCCGCAACTTTTCAAGTTGATTCCTTGTCCTCGGCACAGATTACCCAAGTTCAATGCTTTGACTGGACAGCTTGACGCTTCCGTAACGGAGTGGACAGTACCACCTTCGCCACTAATCGCCGCTGGCCTGGAGCTCCTTCATCAGCTGCGATTGGTGCGTGTTACGAAGAATGATCATGGTCAAATTGTGGAGTCGACTAACTTGACGATACTCAATCTGTGGCTGGTGTGGATGGGCCCAATGAAAGAGAATCGGCTGGCTTGGAATATGGTCGCAGTTCAAGTCGTTTGTGGACTTTTTGGTTTATTTGTGCGGCATCGACTAGCATTGCTAGTATTCCGGGAAGATAACCGGGCATCTTGGTACcaattatag
- a CDS encoding putative aryl-alcohol dehydrogenase Aad14: MSEIFAPAPEPSTELGRYRVLSSTAGIRVSPLQLGAMSIGDSWSHFMGSMDKESSFKLLDAFVEAGGNFIDTANNYQNEQSEAWIGEWMTSRKNRDQLVIATKFTTDYKSHALGKGNAPNHCGNHRRSLHMSVRDSLRKLQTDWIDILYLHWWDHTTSIEEIMDSLHILVEQGKVLYLGISDSPAWVVSAANTYARAHGKTPFSIYQGRWNVMLRDFEREIIPMARHFGMALAPWDVLGGGKFQTKKALEERKKKNEGLRSLTGAGEQTEEEVKMSEALAKVASEHGIESVTAVALAYVMHKTPNVFPLVGGRKVEHLHDNIQALKIKLTPEQIEYLESVRPLDVGFPNNFIGPDPKVTGRASGLLAANAQLAFVPASKPITPP; the protein is encoded by the coding sequence ATGTCCGAGATATTCGCACCTGCCCCAGAGCCCTCGACTGAGCTGGGTCGCTACCGCGTCCTCTCTTCGACTGCCGGCATCCGCGTTTCGCCACTGCAACTGGGTGCTATGTCTATTGGGGATTCATGGTCTCACTTTATGGGATCTATGGACAAGGAATCTTCTTTCAAACTGCTGGATGCCTTTGTCGAAGCTGGAGGCAATTTTATCGACACTGCCAACAACTACCAAAATGAGCAATCAGAAGCCTGGATAGGCGAATGGATGACTTCCCGGAAGAATCGTGATCAACTTGTCATTGCGACCAAGTTTACTACGGACTACAAGTCTCATGCACTAGGAAAGGGAAACGCACCTAACCACTGCGGTAACCACCGCCGCAGTCTACACATGAGCGTGCGCGACTCTCTGCGTAAGCTCCAAACTGACTGGATCGATATTCTGTACCTTCACTGGTGGGATCATACCACCTCTATCGAGGAAATCATGGACAGCCTTCACATTTTGGTGGAACAGGGCAAAGTGCTCTACCTAGGAATCTCAGATTCCCCTGCGTGGGTTGTGAGTGCCGCCAACACCTATGCTCGAGCTCATGGCAAGACGCCCTTCAGTATCTACCAGGGCCGGTGGAATGTGATGCTTCGTGATTTCGAACGTGAGATTATCCCTATGGCGCGCCATTTTGGGATGGCCCTGGCACCTTGGGATGTCCTCGGCGGCGGCAAGTTCCAGACCAAGAAAGCATTAgaggagcggaagaagaagaatgaaggATTGCGAAGCTTGACCGGCGCAGGCGAGCAGACCGAGGAGGAAGTTAAAATGAGCGAGGCACTGGCCAAGGTTGCCTCAGAGCATGGCATTGAGTCTGTAACAGCTGTTGCTCTGGCCTATGTCATGCACAAGACACCTAATGTCTTCCCCCTGGTTGGCGGCAGAAAGGTGGAACACTTACACGACAATATCCAGGCTTTGAAGATTAAGTTAACACCGGAGCAAATCGAATACCTCGAGAGTGTCCGGCCACTGGATGTCGGATTTCCTAATAACTTCATTGGACCCGACCCGAAGGTGACAGGCCGAGCGTCTGGATTGCTAGCAGCGAACGCACAGCTAGCCTTTGTGCCGGCATCCAAACCTATCACTCCGCCTTAA
- a CDS encoding putative 3-isopropylmalate dehydratase (unnamed protein product), translating into MPAADKKPRTLYDKVLDAHIVNEQEDGTLLLYIDRHLVHEVTSPQAFEGLKNAGRKVRRPDCTLVTVDHNIPTSTRKNFKNVEEFIEETDSRLQCTTLEENVKDFGLTYFGMGDKRQGIVHIIGPEQGFTLPGTTVVCGDSHTSTHGAFGSLAFGIGTSEVEHVLATQTLISRRSKNMRIQVDGELPAGVTSKDVVLHIIGVIGTAGGTGAVIEFCGSVIRGLSMEARMSMCNMSIEAGARAGMIAPDQITFDYLKGRPLAPKYDSAEWKKAVNYWSSLASDEDAVYDKTIVLDGKDIIPTVSWGTSPQDVVPINGVVPGPDDFEDENRKLACKRALEYMGLVAGTPMKEVQIDKVFIGSCTNARIEDLRAAAKVVRGKKIAPNVKRAMVVPGSGLVKEQAEAEGLDKIFTDAGFEWREAGCSMCLGMNPDILSPKERCASTSNRNFEGRQGAQGRTHLMSPAMAAAAGIVGKLADVREHVVTSPVLGKVQPRVDVQPEAEDVDTEEELDRILDQPADNEPHTNTSGGSSAGLPKFTTLKGIAAPMNRSNVDTDAIIPKQFLKTIKRTGLGSALFYELRYKDGQEDPEFILNQGVYRNSKILVVTGPNFGCGSSREHAPWALLDFGIKCVIAPSFADIFFNNTFKNGMLPIPISDEAALQKIAAEASAGREIEIDLVNQEIKDAQGNKLSGFDVDAFRKHCLVNGLDDIGLTLQMEDKIRAFETKRTLETPWLDGSGYLKRGNRGATMVQAAPVPKTNRGDVKTEPLEW; encoded by the exons ATGCCTGCTGCCGATAAGAAACCCAGGACCTTGTACGACAAGGTCTTGGATGCGCACATTGTTAATGAGCAAGAAGATGGCACTCTCTTGCTGTATATCG ATAGACATCTTGTCCACGAAGTGACTTCACCA CAAGCCTTTGAGGGCCTCAAGAATGCTGGTCGGAAAGTCCGCCGGCCTGACTGCACTCTTGTCACAGTTGATCAC AACATCCCGACATCTACTCGCAAGAACTTCAAGAATGTCGAAGAATTCATCGAAGAGACCGACTCCCGTTTGCAATGTACCACACTGGAAGAGAACGTAAAGGACTTCGGGCTCACATATTTCGGCATGGGAGATAAGCGTCAGGGTATTGTTCATATCATTGGTCCAGAGCAGGGTTTCACTCTTCCTGGAACGACGGTCGTTTGTGGTGACAGCCATACCTCGACACACGGTGCCTTTGGTTCCCTCGCTTTCGGTATCGGTACAAGTGAAGTCGAACACGTCCTCGCCACCCAGACCCTTATCTCTCGCAGAAGCAAGAACATGCGTATCCAAGTCGATGGGGAGCTCCCCGCAGGTGTCACCAGTAAGGATGTTGTCCTCCACATCATTGGTGTTATCGGAACTGCTGGAGGTACTGGTGCCGTTATCGAATTCTGCGGCTCTGTTATTCGCGGCTTGAGCATGGAGGCTCGTATGTCGATGTGCAACATGTCTATTGAGGCTGGTGCTCGTGCTGGCATGATCGCACCCGACCAGATCACGTTCGACTACCTCAAGGGTCGTCCTCTCGCCCCGAAGTACGACAGTGCTGAGTGGAAGAAGGCTGTCAACTACTGGTCCAGTCTGGCTTCTGATGAAGACGCCGTCTACGACAAGACAATCGTGCTTGATGGCAAGGACATCATCCCAACCGTCTCTTGGGGTACTTCTCCTCAGGATGTTGTTCCTATCAATGGTGTTGTTCCAGGGCCGGATGATTTTGAGGATGAGAACCGCAAACTTGCCTGCAAGCGCGCACTTGAGTACATGGGTCTCGTGGCTGGTACTCCTATGAAGGAGGTCCAGATTGACAAGGTCTTCATCGGCTCTTGCACGAACGCTCGTATTGAAGATCTGCGGGCAGCTGCCAAGGTTGTTAGGGGTAAGAAGATCGCCCCTAATGTCAAGCGCGCGATGGTCGTCCCTGGTTCTGGTCTCGTGAAGGAACAGGCTGAAGCCGAAGGTCTCGACAAGATCTTCACTGATGCTGGCTTTGAGTGGAGAGAAGCTGGTTGCTCCATGTGCCTGGGTATGAACCCCGATATTCTCTCGCCCAAGGAGCGCTGTGCTAGTACTTCGAACCGTAATTTCGAAGGTCGCCAGGGTGCTCAGGGTCGTACCCACCTGATGTCCcctgccatggctgcggCAGCTGGTATCGTCGGAAAGCTTGCGGATGTTCGTGAGCATGTTGTCACTAGCCCCGTTCTGGGTAAGGTGCAACCCAGGGTTGATGTCCAGCCAGAGGCGGAAGATGTCGACACTGAGGAAGAACTCGACCGCATCTTGGACCAGCCCGCAGACAACGAACCCCACACCAACACCTCTGGCGGCTCGAGCGCTGGCTTGCCCAAGTTCACCACCCTTAAGGGCATTGCCGCCCCCATGAACCGCTCCAACGTCGACACTGACGCCATCATTCCCAAGCAGTTCCTGAAGACCATCAAGCGTACTGGTCTCGGCAGCGCGCTCTTCTACGAACTGCGCTACAAGGATGGCCAGGAAGACCCCGAATTCATCCTGAACCAGGGTGTCTACCGCAACTCCAAGATCCTGGTTGTCACCGGCCCCAACTTCGGCTGCGGTAGCTCTCGTGAACACGCACCCTGGGCCCTCCTCGACTTCGGCATCAAGTGTGTCATCGCTCCCTCCTTCGCTGacatcttcttcaacaacaccTTCAAGAACGGCATGCTCCCCATCCCGATCTCCGACGAAGCTGCTCTGCAGAAGATCGCCGCGGAGGCCAGCGCAGGTCGCGAGATCGAAATCGACCTTGTCAACCAGGAAATCAAGGATGCCCAGGGCAACAAGCTTTCCGGATTCGATGTTGACGCTTTCCGCAAGCACTGCCTGGTCAATGGCCTGGACGACATCGGCCTCACTCTGCAGATGGAAGACAAGATCCGCGCATTCGAGACCAAGCGCACTCTCGAAACCCCCTGGCTCGATGGAAGTGGGTACCTGAAGCGTGGCAACCGTGGCGCTACCATGGTTCAGGCTGCCCCTGTCCCTAAGACTAACCGGGGAGATGTCAAGACCGAACCTTTGGAATGGTAA
- a CDS encoding uncharacterized protein (expressed protein), giving the protein MMRLFIELCSVALYIHDAVVGLSVLCSCCLDIFMSFSDQPLISTACLLVEYVRWIVNHNSGQGTADALIK; this is encoded by the coding sequence ATGATGCGCTTGTTCATTGAGCTTTGTTCTGTCGCTCTTTATATccatgatgctgttgttgGGTTGTCAGTTTTGTGTTCTTGTTGTTTGGACATTTTTATGAGTTTTTCTGATCAACCCTTGATTTCGACTGCGTGTTTGTTGGTAGAGTATGTGAGATGGATTGTTAATCATAATTCTGGACAAGGAACTGCAGATGCActtattaaatag